The following proteins are encoded in a genomic region of Pseudomonas saponiphila:
- a CDS encoding AraC family transcriptional regulator, producing MKPALSCDQEPQFWRDPALPFIEARAIADGRKVCYSRHAHQQFSIGSITAGVSTYLSGHAQWRVSRGTVVLMNPGVVHACNPIDDQPWSYRMLYVDTPWLTALQHDLGFSAELGFRPFRETHSRDPQLFAELEQLYQTLVAAEAEPLLKHSAVVSFFSDLQQRLNPAEAPPRGDNRKLQEAADYIRRHCTQALSLEDLCQAAQLSPSYLIRAFKQQFGMPPHAYLVNQRVQFAQARLRSGAPIAEVALEAGFADQAHFQRAFKQHLAATPGQYRGQR from the coding sequence ATGAAGCCTGCCCTCTCCTGTGACCAGGAACCGCAGTTCTGGCGCGACCCGGCCCTGCCGTTCATCGAGGCCCGCGCCATCGCCGATGGCCGCAAGGTCTGCTACAGCCGCCATGCCCACCAACAGTTTTCCATCGGCAGCATCACCGCGGGCGTCAGCACCTACCTCAGCGGTCACGCGCAGTGGCGGGTCAGCCGCGGCACCGTGGTGCTGATGAACCCGGGGGTGGTGCACGCCTGCAACCCGATCGACGACCAACCCTGGTCCTATCGCATGCTGTATGTCGACACGCCCTGGCTGACCGCGCTGCAGCACGACCTGGGCTTCAGTGCCGAGCTGGGCTTTCGTCCGTTTCGCGAGACGCACAGCCGTGACCCGCAACTGTTCGCCGAGCTGGAGCAGCTGTACCAGACCCTGGTGGCCGCCGAGGCCGAGCCGCTGCTCAAGCACAGCGCCGTGGTGAGCTTTTTCAGCGACCTGCAGCAGCGCCTGAACCCCGCCGAGGCGCCGCCCCGGGGCGACAACCGCAAACTGCAGGAAGCCGCCGACTACATCCGCCGCCACTGCACCCAGGCCCTGAGCCTGGAAGACCTGTGCCAGGCGGCGCAGCTGTCACCGTCCTACCTGATCCGTGCCTTCAAGCAGCAGTTCGGCATGCCGCCCCACGCCTACCTGGTGAACCAGCGGGTGCAGTTCGCCCAGGCCCGCCTGCGCAGCGGCGCGCCGATCGCCGAGGTGGCGCTGGAGGCCGGCTTTGCCGATCAGGCGCATTTCCAGCGCGCCTTCAAGCAGCACCTGGCGGCCACTCCCGGCCAGTACCGCGGCCAGCGCTAG
- a CDS encoding VOC family protein: MPRIQTITPCLWFDHQAHAAAQFYCSVFEQSHITHISHYGKAGFEIHGRPEGSIMSVAFELDGQGFSALNGGPLFSFNEAISLQVHCRSQAELDHYWNALGFGGPPEAQRCGWLKDRFGLSWQIVPQCLTPMICDPDPARSQRVMQALLGMKKLDIATLQRAFDGKS; this comes from the coding sequence ATGCCACGCATCCAGACCATCACCCCGTGCCTGTGGTTCGACCACCAGGCACACGCGGCGGCACAGTTCTACTGCTCGGTCTTCGAACAGTCGCACATCACCCACATCAGCCATTACGGCAAGGCCGGCTTCGAGATTCACGGACGCCCCGAGGGCTCGATAATGAGCGTGGCCTTCGAACTCGACGGCCAGGGCTTCAGCGCCCTCAACGGTGGCCCGCTGTTCAGCTTCAATGAGGCCATCTCCCTGCAAGTGCATTGCCGCAGCCAGGCCGAGCTGGATCACTACTGGAACGCCCTGGGTTTTGGCGGCCCGCCAGAAGCGCAGCGCTGCGGCTGGCTCAAGGACCGTTTCGGGCTGTCCTGGCAGATCGTGCCGCAGTGCCTCACGCCGATGATCTGCGACCCCGATCCGGCCCGTTCGCAACGGGTGATGCAGGCCCTGCTGGGGATGAAAAAACTCGATATCGCGACGCTGCAACGCGCCTTCGACGGCAAAAGCTAA
- a CDS encoding PTS sugar transporter subunit IIC/EAL domain-containing protein has protein sequence MRQLGFKLFFTHRLALLAGAESLRSIREGLLWLLPCLLVSALFLILAQCAQALGAPGSLVDLLTGLHNRISSIIPLLVAASIGYMLAIQHRLPQLPVAFLCLAHVVIAIYLLRDYPLASATFVLFIAIASPLVNVPTMAWLHRRRWTRLVDEGLVGHNLKGTINMVLPGGLTCLALVAVLQVLLQVHDFAYIQRPLDIDSLDHPYLNAILLTSTNSLLWFFGIHGTYAMQPVIEVLDQAVALNAADHAAGQPLRYALNSGLLGCFAFIGGSGGSLALVLAILGFSRNRSMRLLAMASLALSLFNVNELLLFGLPIILNPRLLVPFMLVPMVNACLALLVVQLGWVSPALVSLPFTSPVLLNAYLSTQGDWGAVLLQLLLLGIGTLIYLPYVRSIQRQGEGAGQVYLKTFDTTFRGLEERGRLFELDPMVAAYRQAAQQSLQLARIQQLSCYDFHLEYQPQVAKDSGLCTGCEALIRARDGEGKVQSPWELLQWLGQAGLMPEVDFWVASQAVRQHLAWSKIGFQLPITINISSATLASAEHGRRLLEILAWAQGQVSVEITEDALVGDALLTQQWIGKLHALGARVYIDDFGTGFSALSYLHQFPVDGIKIDRSFVLAQREPKGAQVLNGLLRFCETLKLKVVVEGVETREQLDFLQSSSELIIQGWYYSKSLPGEQIPGFVRQRAHSARVASED, from the coding sequence ATGCGGCAATTGGGGTTCAAGCTGTTTTTCACCCACCGCCTGGCGTTGCTGGCGGGCGCCGAGTCCTTGCGTTCGATTCGCGAAGGCCTGCTCTGGCTATTGCCTTGCCTGCTGGTGTCGGCGCTGTTCCTGATCCTTGCGCAATGTGCCCAGGCCCTGGGCGCCCCCGGCTCCCTGGTGGACTTGCTGACCGGGTTGCACAACCGCATCAGTTCGATCATTCCCCTGTTGGTGGCGGCGTCCATCGGCTACATGCTGGCGATCCAGCACCGCCTGCCGCAACTGCCGGTGGCCTTTCTCTGCCTGGCCCATGTGGTGATCGCCATCTACCTGCTGCGGGACTATCCGCTGGCGTCGGCGACCTTCGTGCTGTTCATCGCCATCGCCTCGCCCCTGGTCAATGTCCCGACCATGGCCTGGCTGCACCGCCGACGTTGGACCCGGCTGGTGGACGAAGGACTGGTGGGGCACAACCTCAAGGGCACCATCAACATGGTGCTGCCGGGGGGGCTGACCTGCCTGGCGCTGGTGGCGGTGCTGCAAGTGCTGTTGCAGGTCCACGACTTTGCCTACATCCAGCGCCCGCTCGACATCGACAGCCTGGATCATCCCTACCTCAACGCGATTCTCCTGACCTCGACCAATTCCCTGCTGTGGTTCTTCGGCATTCACGGCACCTACGCCATGCAGCCCGTGATCGAGGTGCTGGATCAGGCGGTGGCCCTCAATGCCGCCGATCATGCCGCCGGGCAACCCCTGCGCTATGCCCTCAACAGCGGCCTCTTGGGGTGTTTCGCCTTCATCGGCGGATCCGGCGGTTCCCTGGCCCTGGTGCTGGCGATCCTGGGCTTTTCCCGCAACCGTTCCATGCGCCTGCTGGCCATGGCGAGCCTGGCGCTGTCGCTGTTCAACGTCAACGAACTGCTGCTGTTCGGCCTGCCGATCATCCTCAACCCGCGGCTGCTGGTGCCCTTCATGCTGGTGCCGATGGTCAACGCCTGCCTGGCCCTGCTGGTGGTGCAACTGGGCTGGGTCAGCCCGGCCCTGGTCAGCCTGCCCTTTACCTCGCCAGTGCTGCTCAATGCCTACCTGAGTACCCAGGGCGACTGGGGCGCGGTGCTCCTGCAACTGCTGTTGCTGGGCATCGGCACCCTGATCTACCTGCCTTATGTGCGCAGCATCCAGCGCCAGGGCGAGGGCGCCGGACAGGTCTACCTGAAGACCTTCGACACCACCTTCCGCGGCCTGGAGGAGCGCGGCAGGCTGTTCGAGCTGGACCCGATGGTGGCGGCTTACCGTCAGGCCGCGCAGCAGTCCTTGCAACTGGCGCGGATCCAGCAATTGAGCTGCTACGACTTTCACCTGGAGTACCAGCCCCAGGTGGCCAAGGACAGCGGCCTGTGCACCGGCTGCGAGGCGCTGATCCGCGCCCGGGACGGCGAGGGCAAGGTGCAGTCGCCCTGGGAGCTGTTGCAATGGCTGGGGCAGGCCGGGCTGATGCCCGAGGTGGACTTCTGGGTCGCCTCCCAGGCGGTGCGCCAGCACCTGGCCTGGAGCAAGATCGGCTTCCAACTGCCCATCACCATCAATATCTCCAGCGCCACCCTGGCCTCGGCGGAGCATGGTCGGCGTCTGCTGGAGATTCTCGCCTGGGCCCAGGGCCAGGTTTCGGTGGAGATCACCGAGGACGCGCTGGTGGGCGATGCCCTGCTGACCCAGCAATGGATCGGCAAGCTGCATGCCCTGGGGGCGCGGGTCTATATCGATGACTTCGGCACCGGCTTTTCCGCCTTGAGTTACCTGCATCAGTTTCCGGTGGACGGGATCAAGATCGACCGCAGCTTCGTCCTGGCCCAGCGCGAGCCCAAGGGCGCCCAGGTGCTCAACGGTCTGCTGCGCTTTTGCGAGACGCTCAAGCTCAAGGTGGTGGTGGAAGGGGTGGAAACCCGCGAGCAGCTTGATTTCTTGCAGTCGAGCTCGGAGCTGATCATCCAGGGCTGGTACTACAGCAAGTCCCTGCCCGGGGAGCAGATCCCCGGGTTTGTCCGCCAGCGGGCCCACAGCGCCCGGGTTGCCAGCGAGGACTGA
- a CDS encoding NnrS family protein — MSLPERWRQWAAQPLWSLGFRPFFLAGAAFACIALVGWGLWLHGIWSGRQPLGGMLAWHRHEMLFGFAVAIIAGFLLTAVANWTGRPALSRTPLILLWLLWLLARLAWWLPLPAPLFLVLQLAFMPALAALVGRELWRAGKRDNYPMVLILGLLALFQGQTLLGLLAAQEVWQRHGELGALWLVAALMTVIGGRVIPFFIQRGLNRPPTPPTSPWPTRVLLLGSLLAAISMALGGADAPRPWLAPLFAVLAALHLWRLWHWHQPGLWRLPLLWSLYLGYLWLALATLGMALWHLGGWPSQSLVTHALALGGLGGLVLGMIARVSLGHSGRPLQVTRAMAGAFALLFLAALCRVLLVPFSALGLGLSAALGALAFALFVGGYARILLTARV; from the coding sequence GTGTCGTTGCCTGAACGTTGGCGGCAATGGGCCGCGCAGCCGCTGTGGAGCCTGGGCTTTCGGCCGTTTTTTCTCGCCGGCGCGGCGTTTGCCTGTATCGCCCTGGTGGGCTGGGGCCTGTGGCTGCACGGCATCTGGAGCGGCCGCCAGCCGTTGGGCGGCATGCTGGCGTGGCATCGGCACGAGATGCTGTTCGGCTTTGCCGTGGCGATCATTGCCGGGTTCCTGCTGACGGCGGTGGCCAACTGGACCGGGCGCCCGGCCCTCAGTCGCACGCCGCTGATCCTGTTGTGGCTGCTCTGGCTGCTGGCGCGGCTGGCCTGGTGGCTGCCGCTGCCGGCGCCGTTGTTCCTGGTGCTGCAACTGGCCTTCATGCCGGCGCTGGCCGCGCTGGTGGGGCGTGAACTGTGGCGCGCGGGCAAGCGCGACAACTACCCCATGGTGCTGATCCTGGGCCTGCTGGCACTGTTTCAGGGGCAGACCCTGCTGGGCCTGCTGGCGGCGCAGGAAGTCTGGCAGCGCCACGGCGAGCTGGGGGCGCTGTGGCTGGTGGCGGCCCTGATGACGGTGATCGGCGGCCGGGTGATCCCATTCTTCATCCAGCGCGGGCTCAATCGGCCGCCAACGCCACCGACTTCGCCCTGGCCCACCCGCGTGTTGCTGCTGGGCAGCCTGCTGGCGGCGATCTCCATGGCCCTGGGCGGCGCTGATGCGCCTCGGCCCTGGCTGGCGCCGTTGTTCGCTGTGCTGGCGGCCCTGCATCTGTGGCGCCTGTGGCACTGGCACCAGCCGGGGCTGTGGCGGCTGCCGCTGCTGTGGTCGCTGTACCTGGGCTACCTGTGGCTGGCGCTGGCCACCCTGGGCATGGCGCTGTGGCACCTGGGCGGCTGGCCGTCGCAGAGTCTGGTGACCCATGCCTTGGCGCTGGGCGGCCTTGGCGGGCTGGTGCTGGGGATGATCGCCCGGGTCAGCCTGGGCCATAGCGGCCGGCCGCTGCAGGTGACCCGGGCCATGGCCGGGGCCTTTGCCTTGCTGTTCCTGGCGGCGCTATGCCGGGTGCTGCTGGTGCCGTTCAGCGCCCTGGGCCTGGGGTTGTCGGCGGCGCTGGGGGCCCTGGCGTTTGCCCTGTTCGTCGGCGGCTACGCGCGGATTCTGTTGACCGCACGGGTCTGA
- a CDS encoding ABC transporter ATP-binding protein translates to MTQDTLIEVRDLAVEFVAGDQCQRVVEGISFDIKRGETLALVGESGSGKSVTAHSILRLLPYPLAQHPSGSIQYSGHDLLTLKEKTIRHIRGNRIAMIFQEPMTSLNPLHSIEKQINEVLGIHKGLTGKVASRRTLELLELVGIPEPHKRLKALPHELSGGQRQRVMIAMALANEPELLIADEPTTALDVTVQLKILELLKELQARLGMALLLISHDLNLVRRIAHRVCVMQQGRIVEQASCEELFRAPQHPYTRELLAAEPSGLPASNEVGPPLLEVDNLKVWFPIKKGLLRSTVDHVKAVDGIHFSLAQGQTLGIVGESGSGKSTLGLAILRLIASQGGIRFEGQQLDALSQQQVRPLRREMQVVFQDPFGSLSPRMSVSQIVGEGLRIHKIGSEQEQEQAIIEALKEVGLDPDTRHRYPHEFSGGQRQRIAIARALVLKPRLILLDEPTSALDRTVQRQVVELLRNLQRKYNLTYLFISHDLAVVKALSHQLMVIKHGQVVEQGDARPIFDAPQHPYTRQLLEAAFLAPASAE, encoded by the coding sequence ATGACCCAGGACACTCTGATCGAAGTCCGCGACCTGGCGGTGGAATTCGTCGCCGGCGACCAGTGCCAGCGCGTGGTGGAAGGCATCAGCTTCGACATCAAGCGCGGCGAAACCCTGGCCCTGGTCGGGGAAAGCGGCTCCGGCAAATCGGTGACCGCCCACTCGATCCTGCGCCTCTTGCCTTACCCCCTGGCCCAGCACCCGTCCGGCAGCATCCAGTACTCCGGGCACGACCTGCTGACTCTCAAGGAAAAGACCATCCGCCACATCCGTGGCAACCGCATCGCGATGATCTTCCAGGAGCCCATGACCTCGCTGAACCCGCTGCACAGCATCGAGAAGCAGATCAACGAGGTGCTGGGCATCCACAAGGGCCTGACCGGCAAGGTCGCCAGCAGGCGCACCTTGGAGCTGCTGGAACTGGTGGGCATTCCCGAGCCGCACAAGCGCCTCAAGGCCCTGCCCCACGAACTGTCCGGCGGCCAGCGGCAACGGGTGATGATCGCCATGGCCCTGGCCAACGAGCCGGAGCTGCTGATCGCCGACGAGCCGACCACGGCGCTGGACGTCACCGTGCAGTTGAAGATCCTCGAACTGCTCAAGGAACTGCAGGCGCGCCTGGGCATGGCCTTGCTGCTGATCAGCCACGACCTGAACCTGGTGCGACGCATTGCCCACCGGGTCTGCGTCATGCAGCAGGGGCGCATCGTCGAACAGGCGTCCTGCGAGGAGCTGTTCCGCGCGCCGCAGCACCCCTACACCCGGGAACTGCTGGCCGCGGAGCCCAGCGGCCTGCCAGCGAGCAATGAAGTCGGTCCGCCGTTGCTGGAAGTGGACAATCTCAAGGTCTGGTTCCCGATCAAGAAAGGCCTGCTGCGCAGCACCGTGGATCACGTCAAGGCGGTGGACGGCATCCACTTCAGCCTGGCCCAGGGCCAGACCCTGGGCATCGTCGGCGAGAGCGGCTCGGGCAAGTCGACCCTGGGCCTGGCGATCCTGCGCCTGATCGCCAGCCAGGGCGGCATTCGCTTCGAGGGCCAGCAGCTGGACGCCCTGTCCCAGCAACAGGTACGGCCGCTGCGGCGAGAAATGCAGGTGGTGTTCCAGGACCCCTTCGGCAGCCTCAGCCCGCGCATGAGCGTCAGCCAGATCGTTGGCGAAGGCTTGCGCATCCACAAGATCGGCAGTGAACAGGAGCAGGAACAGGCGATCATCGAAGCGCTCAAGGAAGTCGGCCTGGACCCGGACACCCGGCACCGCTACCCCCACGAGTTTTCCGGCGGGCAACGCCAGCGCATCGCCATCGCCCGGGCCCTGGTGCTCAAGCCGCGACTGATCCTGCTGGACGAGCCGACCTCGGCCCTGGACCGCACCGTGCAGCGCCAGGTGGTGGAACTGCTGCGCAACCTGCAACGCAAGTACAACCTGACCTACCTGTTCATCAGCCACGACCTGGCGGTGGTCAAGGCCCTGAGCCACCAGTTGATGGTGATCAAGCACGGCCAAGTGGTGGAACAGGGTGACGCGCGCCCCATCTTCGACGCCCCGCAACACCCTTACACACGGCAATTGCTGGAAGCCGCCTTCCTGGCTCCGGCAAGCGCCGAATAA
- a CDS encoding ABC transporter permease: protein MNLSPLNRRRFERFKANKRGWWSLWLFLVLFILSLGAELIANDKPLVVHYEGGWYFPALKRYPETTFGGEFPLEANYKSPYIRELLAQKDAWVLWAPIPFSYQSINYDLRVPAPAPPSADNLLGTDDQGRDVLARVIYGFRISVLFALTLTILSSIIGVIAGALQGFYGGWVDLAGQRFLEIWSGLPVLYLLIILASFVQPNFWWLLGIMLLFSWMSLVDVVRAEFLRGRNLEYVRAARALGMQNGAIMFRHILPNAMVSTMTFMPFILTGAIGTLTALDFLGFGLPPGAPSLGELVAQGKSNLQAPWLGISAFAVLAIMLSLLVFIGESARDAFDPRK, encoded by the coding sequence ATGAACCTGTCCCCCCTCAATCGCCGGCGCTTCGAGCGCTTCAAGGCCAACAAGCGCGGCTGGTGGTCGCTGTGGCTGTTCCTGGTGCTGTTCATCCTCAGCCTGGGCGCCGAGCTGATCGCCAACGACAAGCCGCTGGTGGTGCACTACGAAGGCGGCTGGTACTTCCCGGCCCTCAAGCGCTACCCGGAAACCACCTTCGGCGGCGAGTTCCCCCTGGAAGCCAACTACAAGAGCCCGTACATCCGCGAGCTGCTGGCACAGAAAGACGCCTGGGTGCTGTGGGCGCCGATCCCCTTCAGCTACCAGAGCATCAACTATGACCTGCGGGTGCCAGCCCCGGCGCCGCCCTCGGCGGACAACCTGCTGGGCACCGACGACCAGGGCCGCGATGTGCTGGCCCGGGTGATCTACGGGTTTCGCATCTCGGTGCTGTTCGCCCTGACCCTGACCATCCTCAGCTCGATCATCGGGGTCATCGCCGGCGCCCTGCAGGGCTTCTACGGCGGCTGGGTGGACCTGGCCGGGCAGCGTTTCCTGGAAATCTGGTCCGGGCTGCCGGTGCTCTACCTGCTGATCATCCTCGCCAGTTTCGTGCAGCCGAACTTCTGGTGGCTGCTGGGGATCATGCTGCTGTTCTCCTGGATGAGCCTGGTGGACGTGGTACGCGCCGAGTTCCTGCGCGGACGCAACCTGGAATACGTGCGCGCGGCCCGGGCCCTGGGCATGCAGAACGGCGCCATCATGTTCCGCCACATCCTGCCCAACGCCATGGTGTCCACCATGACCTTCATGCCCTTTATCCTCACCGGCGCCATCGGCACCCTCACCGCCCTGGACTTCCTCGGCTTCGGCCTGCCGCCGGGGGCACCGTCCCTCGGCGAGCTGGTGGCCCAGGGCAAGTCCAACCTGCAGGCGCCGTGGCTGGGCATCAGTGCCTTTGCGGTGCTGGCGATCATGCTCAGCCTGCTGGTGTTTATCGGTGAATCCGCCCGCGATGCCTTCGACCCGAGGAAATGA
- a CDS encoding microcin C ABC transporter permease YejB — translation MLAYIFRRLLLIIPTLLGILLINFVIIQAAPGGPVEQMIAKLEGFDSATSRIAGGGAEVSVAGSSYRGAQGLDPALIKEIEHMYGFDKSAPERLWIMIKNYATLDFGNSFFRDAKVVDLIKEKMPVSISLGLWSTLIMYLVSIPLGIAKATRHGSHFDVWTSSAIIVGYAIPAFLFAILLIVVFAGGSYFNWFPLRGLTSNDFDQLSWGRKILDYFWHLALPVTALVIGHFATMTLLTKNSFLDEINKQYVVTAKAKGLTQRRVLYGHVFRNAMLLVIAGFPSAFIGIFFTGSLLVEVIFSLDGLGLMSFEAAINRDYPVVFGTLFIFTLLGLVVKLIGDLTYTLVDPRIDFDSREH, via the coding sequence ATGCTGGCCTACATCTTTCGCCGACTGCTGCTGATCATCCCCACCCTGCTGGGCATCCTGCTGATCAACTTCGTGATCATCCAGGCCGCCCCGGGTGGCCCGGTGGAGCAGATGATCGCCAAGCTCGAAGGCTTCGACAGCGCCACCAGCCGCATCGCCGGCGGCGGTGCCGAAGTCTCGGTGGCAGGCTCCAGCTACCGCGGCGCCCAGGGCCTGGACCCGGCGCTGATCAAGGAAATCGAGCACATGTACGGCTTCGACAAATCGGCGCCGGAACGCCTGTGGATCATGATCAAGAACTACGCCACCCTGGATTTCGGCAACAGCTTCTTCCGCGACGCCAAGGTGGTGGACCTGATCAAGGAAAAGATGCCGGTGTCCATCTCCCTCGGGCTCTGGAGCACGCTGATCATGTACCTGGTGTCGATCCCCCTGGGGATCGCCAAGGCCACCCGCCACGGCAGCCACTTCGATGTCTGGACCAGCTCGGCGATCATCGTCGGCTACGCGATCCCGGCCTTCCTGTTCGCCATCCTGCTGATCGTGGTGTTCGCCGGCGGCAGCTATTTCAACTGGTTCCCGCTGCGCGGCCTGACCTCCAACGACTTCGACCAGCTGAGCTGGGGACGCAAGATCCTCGACTACTTCTGGCACCTGGCGCTGCCGGTCACCGCCCTGGTGATCGGCCACTTCGCCACCATGACCCTGCTGACCAAGAACAGCTTCCTCGACGAGATCAACAAGCAGTACGTGGTCACCGCCAAGGCCAAGGGCCTGACCCAGCGCCGGGTGCTCTACGGCCACGTGTTCCGCAACGCCATGCTGCTGGTGATCGCCGGCTTCCCCTCGGCCTTCATCGGCATCTTCTTCACCGGCTCCCTGCTGGTGGAAGTGATCTTCTCCCTCGACGGCCTGGGTCTGATGAGCTTCGAGGCGGCGATCAACCGCGACTACCCGGTGGTGTTCGGCACCCTGTTCATCTTCACCCTGCTGGGGCTGGTGGTGAAACTGATCGGCGACTTGACCTACACCCTAGTCGACCCACGCATCGACTTCGACAGCCGGGAGCATTGA
- a CDS encoding extracellular solute-binding protein: MMPLRALLLRTGGLLFGVIACYAQAAPQHALTLYNEAPKYPASFQHFDFVDPQAPKGGTFRMAGFGSFDSLNPFISKGVPEQNIGLIYDTLMTQSLDEPFTEYGLVAGKIEKAPDNSWVRFYLRPEARFNDGQPIRAEDVVFSFQTLMSAGSPLYRGYYADVDQVIAEDPLRVLFKFKHSNNRELPLILGQLTVLPKHWWEHRDFAKSNLEVPLGSGPYRVSAVKAGRSIRYERVKDYWGRDLPVNRGFYNFDVITSDYYRDNTVALEALKAGQFDYWLEISAKNWANAYNTPAVAQGRLIKEQIANGNPTGMQGFVFNTRRPMFQDVRVRHALSLLLDFEWSNKQLFNGAYTRTRSYFENSEMAATGLPGPEELAILEPLRGKIPPQVFDQAFSPSVCDGSGMIRAQQRQAYQLLQEAGWRIVDDKMVDPQGKPLVIEFLLAQTEFERVLLPFKRNLADLGIDLVIRRVDVSQYITRVRSRDFDMIVGSFPQSNSPGNEQREFWMSSSADKPGSRNYIGLKDPAIDSLVESLINADSRASLVAHARALDRVLQWGYYVIPNWHIKTWRVAYWNHIGHPKVAPKYDIGINTWWIKPDAKPAVEPAPDQAAAADREQ; this comes from the coding sequence ATGATGCCTCTGCGAGCCCTGCTCCTGCGCACCGGCGGCCTGTTGTTCGGCGTCATCGCCTGCTATGCCCAGGCTGCGCCGCAACACGCCCTGACCCTGTACAACGAAGCGCCGAAATACCCGGCGAGCTTCCAGCACTTCGACTTCGTCGACCCCCAGGCGCCCAAGGGCGGCACCTTTCGCATGGCCGGCTTCGGCAGTTTCGACAGCCTCAACCCCTTCATCAGCAAGGGCGTGCCCGAGCAGAACATCGGCCTGATCTACGACACCCTGATGACCCAGAGCCTGGACGAGCCCTTCACCGAATACGGGCTGGTGGCGGGCAAGATCGAGAAAGCCCCGGACAACAGCTGGGTGCGCTTCTACCTGCGGCCCGAAGCCCGCTTCAATGACGGCCAGCCGATTCGCGCCGAGGACGTGGTGTTCAGCTTCCAGACCCTGATGAGCGCTGGCTCGCCGCTGTACCGCGGCTACTACGCCGACGTCGACCAGGTGATCGCCGAAGACCCGCTGCGGGTGCTGTTCAAGTTCAAGCACAGCAACAACCGCGAGTTGCCGCTGATCCTCGGCCAGCTGACGGTGCTGCCCAAGCACTGGTGGGAACACCGCGACTTCGCCAAGAGCAACCTGGAAGTGCCCCTGGGCAGCGGCCCCTACCGGGTGAGCGCGGTCAAGGCCGGGCGCTCGATCCGCTACGAGCGGGTCAAGGACTACTGGGGCCGCGACCTGCCGGTGAACCGCGGTTTCTACAATTTCGACGTGATCACCAGCGATTACTACCGCGACAACACCGTGGCCCTGGAAGCGCTCAAGGCCGGCCAGTTCGACTACTGGCTGGAGATCAGCGCAAAGAACTGGGCCAACGCCTACAACACCCCGGCCGTGGCCCAGGGACGGCTGATCAAGGAACAGATCGCCAACGGCAACCCCACCGGCATGCAGGGCTTTGTCTTCAATACCCGTCGGCCAATGTTCCAGGACGTGCGGGTGCGTCACGCCCTGAGCCTGCTGCTGGATTTCGAATGGAGCAACAAGCAGCTGTTCAACGGGGCCTACACCCGCACCCGCAGTTACTTCGAGAACTCGGAAATGGCCGCCACCGGCCTGCCGGGCCCCGAGGAACTGGCGATCCTCGAACCGCTACGGGGCAAAATCCCGCCCCAGGTGTTCGACCAGGCCTTCTCGCCTTCGGTGTGCGACGGCAGCGGCATGATCCGCGCCCAGCAGCGCCAGGCCTACCAACTGTTGCAGGAAGCCGGCTGGCGCATCGTCGACGACAAGATGGTCGACCCCCAGGGCAAGCCGCTGGTGATCGAGTTCCTCCTGGCCCAGACCGAGTTCGAACGGGTGTTGCTGCCGTTCAAGCGCAACCTGGCCGACCTGGGCATCGACCTGGTGATCCGCCGGGTCGACGTATCCCAGTACATCACCCGGGTGCGCTCGCGTGACTTCGACATGATCGTCGGCAGCTTTCCCCAGTCCAACTCCCCAGGCAACGAGCAGCGCGAGTTCTGGATGTCCTCCAGCGCCGACAAGCCCGGCAGCCGCAACTACATCGGCCTCAAGGACCCGGCCATCGACAGCCTGGTGGAAAGCCTGATCAACGCCGACTCGCGCGCCAGCCTGGTGGCCCACGCCCGGGCCCTGGACCGGGTCCTGCAATGGGGCTACTACGTGATCCCCAACTGGCACATCAAGACCTGGCGCGTGGCCTACTGGAATCACATCGGCCACCCGAAAGTCGCGCCCAAGTACGACATCGGCATCAACACCTGGTGGATCAAGCCCGATGCCAAGCCCGCCGTGGAACCGGCCCCGGACCAGGCGGCCGCGGCCGACAGGGAGCAATGA